One window of the Natrinema sp. CBA1119 genome contains the following:
- a CDS encoding mannose-1-phosphate guanylyltransferase, with product MDRPIVACVLAGGIGSRLYPASRSDRPKQFFAFDGERSLLSGTMARTAFADERYVLTRDAFADDIHEHAPEAGVLVEPDGKDTGPALVYAAWRLRERFDREPVLVCLPSDHHVTDDAAFATRLERAAEIAAETDGLVTLGVEPTRPATGYGYIVPERGDFGERDAYAAVERFTEKPDRTGAKGLLESGAYWNAGIFAWTPGALLREARDSPLAPLVDALEDGEPERGFDAVESVSVDYAIMERATDVFLTPLSVEWDDLGTWDAVGRALETGADGDANDAANDTVAGDVRSIDAADNVVAAPDSHVSLLEVDELIVAAFDDRILVAPRGASQRVRDVVDRLRERDAF from the coding sequence ATGGATCGGCCAATCGTCGCCTGCGTCCTCGCCGGCGGCATCGGCAGCCGACTCTACCCCGCGAGCCGAAGCGACCGGCCGAAACAGTTCTTCGCGTTCGATGGCGAGCGCTCGCTGCTCTCGGGGACGATGGCTCGGACTGCGTTTGCCGACGAACGCTACGTCCTGACCCGCGACGCTTTTGCGGACGATATCCACGAGCACGCACCCGAAGCGGGCGTGCTGGTCGAACCCGACGGCAAGGACACCGGCCCGGCGCTGGTCTACGCCGCCTGGCGGCTCCGCGAGCGGTTCGATCGGGAGCCAGTCCTGGTCTGTCTCCCCAGTGACCACCACGTCACCGACGACGCGGCGTTTGCCACACGGCTCGAGCGCGCGGCCGAAATCGCGGCCGAAACGGACGGGCTGGTCACGCTGGGCGTCGAGCCGACGCGGCCAGCGACGGGCTACGGCTACATCGTTCCCGAACGGGGAGATTTCGGCGAGCGCGACGCGTACGCCGCAGTCGAGCGGTTCACCGAAAAGCCGGACCGAACGGGCGCAAAGGGGCTCCTCGAGTCCGGCGCGTACTGGAACGCCGGGATCTTCGCCTGGACGCCCGGTGCGTTACTGCGGGAAGCGCGCGACTCGCCGCTCGCACCGCTGGTCGACGCGCTCGAGGACGGCGAGCCGGAGCGGGGCTTCGACGCGGTCGAGTCGGTCAGCGTGGATTACGCGATCATGGAGCGCGCGACCGACGTCTTCCTGACGCCGCTGTCCGTCGAGTGGGACGACCTCGGGACGTGGGACGCGGTCGGACGAGCGCTCGAGACGGGCGCTGACGGCGACGCGAACGACGCGGCGAACGATACCGTCGCGGGAGACGTCCGCTCGATCGACGCGGCGGACAACGTCGTCGCCGCGCCCGATTCACACGTCTCACTGCTCGAGGTTGATGAGTTGATCGTCGCCGCGTTCGACGATCGGATCCTCGTCGCGCCGCGGGGAGCATCGCAGCGGGTCCGAGACGTGGTCGATCGGCTTCGGGAACGCGACGCGTTCTGA